In the genome of Anaerolineaceae bacterium oral taxon 439, the window CGTCAGCTTCCCATCCTGATAAACGACTTTCCCGCCGACCATCGTCAACCAGACGTTATCCGTCCTCCCAACGCGGGCCAGCAAATTCTTCGGATCATGCAGCGTACCGGAGAGCTCCGGAACGTCCGTATCGATCATGAATAAATCAGCGCATTTTCCAACCTCAAGCGACCCCAGATCGGATCGGCCCAGCGTCTTCGCGCCACCGACCGTCGCCAGCTTCAGAATCTCATACGGCGTAACGCAGCCCCCGCGCGCTTTGCAGTGCCAGGCTTGCATCAGGTATCCCATCCGCATCGTATCCAGCAGGCTCGACGAATCGTTCGTCGCCGACCCATCACAGCCAAGGCTCACGTTGACGCCCGTCGATACCAGTTCGCGAAGGTCCAGGATCGGGAATCCGCCGAGAATCGCCGGACCGGGGCAGTGCGAAACGCCGCTTCCGGCCCTCGCCAGCTTCCGGACCTCGTCCATCGTCCCTTCCCAGAAATGCGCGAACCAGACGTCCTCGCCGATAAACCCGATCTCTTCGCACCAGTCCAGCGTGCGCTTTCCCCAGCGCTGCGTCATGATCCCGTTTTCCCCTTCGCCGAGATGCGTATGCAGCCGGACGTTCCTCGCCCGCGCCAACCGGACGCTCTCGGTAAACGTGTCGAGGTACGAATTGATCGGCTGGCAGGGGGCGATCACCACTTGACGCATCGAGCCAGGATTCGGGTCATGATACGTATCGATCAGCCGCTCGCAGTCGGCAATAAACGTATCCGTCGTCTCCAGCATCTCGTCCGGGATCGTGCTGCCCTCGGATCGCGGGAGCGTATTCGTCCCCCGTCCGGCGTGATAGCGGATCCCGAGCAGCTCCGCAGCGGCCATCTGCCGGTCGACCGGCCCCGTCCCCGTCTTCTTCGTGAAACAGTATTGATGATCAAACGCACAGGTACAGCCATGTTTAATCAGGTCCGACAGCGCGGTCAGCGTGCTGAAATAAATGACGTCGTTATCGATAACCTGAAAGACGCGATAGATTTTATCGATCCA includes:
- a CDS encoding amidohydrolase, with the protein product MKKTVLLKNAEAIVSCDPADRVYRGCDILIRNGFIAEIGAGLSAEGAETIDASRKFIYPGLINTHHHFFQTFVRNTLAIDYPNLTVVDWIDKIYRVFQVIDNDVIYFSTLTALSDLIKHGCTCAFDHQYCFTKKTGTGPVDRQMAAAELLGIRYHAGRGTNTLPRSEGSTIPDEMLETTDTFIADCERLIDTYHDPNPGSMRQVVIAPCQPINSYLDTFTESVRLARARNVRLHTHLGEGENGIMTQRWGKRTLDWCEEIGFIGEDVWFAHFWEGTMDEVRKLARAGSGVSHCPGPAILGGFPILDLRELVSTGVNVSLGCDGSATNDSSSLLDTMRMGYLMQAWHCKARGGCVTPYEILKLATVGGAKTLGRSDLGSLEVGKCADLFMIDTDVPELSGTLHDPKNLLARVGRTDNVWLTMVGGKVVYQDGKLTGIDEPEIARAGEAVCDRVIRGPFRQYF